Part of the Burkholderia humptydooensis genome, TCGGCTACGCGGACGGCGACGCGCGGCGTTTTCTGAATCTGCTCGAGCAGGCGCAGACGGCGGCGACGTCCGCGGGCGTGACGACGATCGACGCGGCGTTCGTCGAGAGCGCGATGACGATGAACGCGCGCCGCTTCGACAAGGGCGGCGACAATTTCTACGACCAGATCTCCGCGCTGCACAAGTCGGTGCGCGGCTCGAGCCCGGACGGCGCGCTGTATTGGCTGTGCCGGATGCTCGACGGCGGCGCGGACCCGAAATACCTCGCGCGGCGCGTCGTGCGCATGGCGTGGGAAGACATCGGCCTGGCCGATCCGCGCGCGATGCAGATCGCGAACGATGCGGCGCAGACCTACGAGCGGCTCGGCTCGCCGGAAGGCGAGCTCGCGCTCGCGCAGGCGGTGCTCTACCTCGCGTGCGCGGCGAAGAGCAACGCCGGCTACAACGCGTACAACGAGGCGATGGCGTTCGTGCGGCAGGACAAGTCGCGCGAGGTGCCGGTGCATCTGCGCAACGCGCCGACGAAGCTGATGAAGGAGCTCGGCTACGGCCACGCGTACCGCTACGCGCACGACGAGCCGAACGCATACGCGGCGGGCGAGACATACTTGCCGGACGGCATGCGCGAGCCGCGCTGGTACAAGCCGGTGCCGCGCGGGCTCGAGACGAAGATCGCCGACAAGCTCGCCTGGCTGCGCGAGCTCGACCGCGAAGCGGGCAAGAAGGACTAGCGAAGCCGGCGCGGGCGGCGGCGGTCGTCCGTCGGCTGCTTCAGCGTTTGCGCGCCGGCTGCTTCTTCCAGTAGTCGAACGGCTCCTGATGGCAGTCGATGTCGAGTTCGGCGACGCGCGTGTGCAGGCTCGACTGCGCGTCGGCGATCGCGAGGTTGTAGATCGCCGGGCCGATTTCCTCGACGAAGAAATTCAGCAGCGCGCCGGCCTGGATATTGCCGATCGGCTCCTCCAGGTTTTCGGTGAAATAGCGTTGCAGCGACGCGATTGCGCGATCGCGCACGTCCTTGTCCAATTCGATGGCCATCGATTCTCCTGTGAAGCGGATGTGGACCGGCGCGCATGCCGGCAACGCGATACTGCCACGGACGCCCGGTTTGCGACACCGGCCGTTTAGCCGACGCCGTGGCGGACGCGCGGTGCGTTAGAATTCCCCTCTTACACAACGATTTTCCTGTTCTCCCATGCTCGACATCCAGTTGCTGCGCAAAGACCTCGACGGCGTCGCGAAACGCCTCGCCGATCGCGGCTACACCCTCGACGTCGCCGCGTTTTCCGCGCTCGAAGCGGAACGCCGGGCGATCCAGACCCGCACCGAAGAACTGCAGGCGCGCCGCAACAGCCTGTCGAAGCAGATCGGCGCGATGAAGGGGCGGGGCGAGGACACGACGGCG contains:
- a CDS encoding replication-associated recombination protein A, with the protein product MSDLFAVEPRRPLAEALRPKTLADVIGQTHLLGEGKPLKLAFESGKPHSMILWGPPGVGKTTLARLTALAFDCEFIALSAVLGGVKDIREAMEQARDTLNRTGRHTILFVDEIHRFNKAQQDALLPFVESGLVTFIGATTENPSFEVNSALLSRAQVYVLKSLAEDELRQLLKRAQDTALDGLAFDGKAVDTLVGYADGDARRFLNLLEQAQTAATSAGVTTIDAAFVESAMTMNARRFDKGGDNFYDQISALHKSVRGSSPDGALYWLCRMLDGGADPKYLARRVVRMAWEDIGLADPRAMQIANDAAQTYERLGSPEGELALAQAVLYLACAAKSNAGYNAYNEAMAFVRQDKSREVPVHLRNAPTKLMKELGYGHAYRYAHDEPNAYAAGETYLPDGMREPRWYKPVPRGLETKIADKLAWLRELDREAGKKD
- a CDS encoding DUF2164 domain-containing protein, with product MAIELDKDVRDRAIASLQRYFTENLEEPIGNIQAGALLNFFVEEIGPAIYNLAIADAQSSLHTRVAELDIDCHQEPFDYWKKQPARKR